The stretch of DNA CATCAGAACATGAGATGAGCGCTTGAGGTCTTGAACCAACTAAAGCGAGTGATTCTGCTAGCCCTTCTCGAAGGTTATTCGAGTGGATAAGTTGCTTTTCGTGGATACTTGCCATGAAACGGTCTTCTTTGGGTAAATCAAATTTGGGATCTTTCTCACCGAGAACGGAGATTGCGGCTTTCTTAAACCGGTCGAGATCATCATCCGTTATTCTGATGCCTAGTGAATTCCATGATTCTCCCCGTGCAATAAACCTCCATTTTTCATTTAGTTGAATAAGGGGAGAGCCCGAACGAATTGAATCAGTTCTAATCGTTTCGATCCACTCCCCGTATTCTTTTCCCAACAAAGTCTTAATTGCAGCTCTGTCCGCGAGGCGGTTACCATCCCATTTGCCTATAAGGATCGCTTGTGCAATAGACCTACTGTTCTCCCAAGTCGCATATGGTGGTAAGGTTCCAAAACCCTGTAAATGCCTACGTAATGCCGATACACTATCTCCACCATAACCGGCAAGTTCTCGAGCCCGATTCTCAGAGTATTCTGCTTCTTTAAGGACAGTTTCGATTTGTGACTGTGTAGGGTTTCGTAGTTTTACAATATCCGGACTCTCCCTGTTGTACCAAATACTGGAGATAGGTACAATAACAGCATGGCCTTTTTGTATAGCAATTGTAAGTAAATCAGCTTTTTCTTCTGTATCCAATCCTAGTTGAGGATATGCGACTAGCACGTGAGGTTTTTGAACTTCTATAACCGAACGCCACGCATCCTCGCTAGTAATAAACAGGCAACGATTTGCATAAGATCTTGCTGAAGATTCATCCAATGTAGTAATAAAAGCAGCTACGAAATCCGCTACATCATGCTCGCTTTCCACAAACAACATTAACTTCTGCGTACGCCCATCAAATAGTGCCTTAGCTGCACCACATACATCGCTTCGTCCAACAACAAACAAATTAGGCGGAATAGGTGGATCGTCTATAGCTGTCATAGACAGAATTACGTCCCAGTGCTCCTTTGGCGTGGTAAATCCTCCTAAGCTGTCTGACATGCCTATTTTTGCAGCCATCCATCGACCGATCGAAGGGAATTCCCTTAACCAGTCAGCAAGTTTTATTCCATCGATAATGCGAACCGACTGCCAACCTCTGTTTTGTCGATCGAGTAGCCATTTAGATTGTTTCGGTTCACTCCAGCCATCGACTCCCGCAGATCGCGGCGTCACAAATACAAAAGTCGACGTTGATCTAATATCTGCAGGAAGGCATTCTGTTCTTTGGTTGAACACCCTCGTTGCTTTGCTCTGTGGCCTACCGCCAGTTCCAATCTCCCAAAAAGACGCACCGTTTGGGACAAACTCAAGAAAAGAACCTTCGGTTTCAACTTTACCATCCCAACCTGGTTGATTTACCATATTGCCATAGGGTATGCGTCTTTTTTCCATGCATGACTTTTGCAACTTCGCGCAGATCCTCAATGCGGCCATTNNNNNNNNNNCTTTAGCGTACCAACCTGGTTGACTTACCATATTGCCATCCGGTATGCGACACATCGGTATAGTGTTGACAGATTGTCTTACAAGCCAGTACACAAGCTCTGGTATAACGGACTGGCTTTCTCGCTGGTCTGCGTACATTTCGAGATTCTCTGGCCGAACTATTGAGGTATGATCCATGTGATACTCCTTATGCAAAACCGGTGGATGTGGTACTTTACACCATAAGTTGTAATTTTAAACAAAATCCCATTTAGTTAAATACGCATATACATTGTATCTCGACATATGTGACTAAAGCGAACTTACAGTATGTCCTGACTATATGACCTCCCATATTCCTAGTGTAATTTACATAGGAAATAGGTTTCTTTACACAGGAGCATGCTCGTAGTTTCTCGAATGATGTAATATACGAGAATCTGCAATTTTTGAAGTTTACTGTTCAGTCGATTTCAAAGCAACCCTGGTGTTCTCCTTTCGAATGAAGAAATCGAGATTGATTGTGGAATACCGACCAACGAACTCACATTATACATACCGTGTATGGTACGTATGAGGTTCCCATGTCCCTAACCGACGAAGAACGCTTCCGATTCGACCTGGCCGGGTTTCTGGTCCGGCCGGCCATACTCACCGCGGATGAAGTCAAGGACATCCGCGAGCAGATCTACCTGATCAAGCACGACCCCGAATCGCTTCCGCCGGAACATCGTGACGTGCCGGGCGGACCGTCGAGCGTGCTCATCGACCACCCCGCGGTCGTGGACGTGATCGAGGAGATCATCAGCAAGGATTTCCGCCTGGAGAACTGTTCTTGCGTATGGCGCAACAAGGGGGAGGCACACGGGGATCTGCACGGGGGTGGCCCCAAACAGATCGATCCCATCTTCGGCTACCGGGTGCAGCGCGAACAGATCTACGCGGGCATGGTCCGGGTGATCTTCGAGTTTACGGATATACGCATGGAAGACCAGAGCACGCACTTCGTGGTGGGGAGCCACAAGGCCAACTTCCCCATGCATCCCGATCACATGTCGCTGGAGGAGGGCAAGCGGAGCGAATTCCTGATGACCTACGCTTGTCCAGCGGGGAGCGCGGTGTTCTTCACCGAGAACACCTGTCACGCCGGTCCCGTATGGAACCGGGACGAACCGCGGGTCACCGTCCTCAACGCCTATTCCCACCTGGCCACGCACTGGCACCGGCTCAAGACCCCGCCGGAAGTCATCGCGGGCCTTCCGCGCGAGAAGCAGGTCTACTTCCGCGAGCCGTGGATTGCCGATTTCAGGACGAATCCGGCCACGAGGAACACGGCGGAGCGATTCATCGACAATGACGAACCGCCTGTTAACGCCGATACGAAGCCCTAGCCTCGACTACTGCACGTATGAAACTGGCCTGGTTGTGAGTCAGTTCCTGTCAAGGCCGAACGATACTGCCATCCGCCCTGCGGTCCTCCGCGGCGTAGCGAGGCGTCGCCGCGTCCTCCGCGTTCAGCAGCCTCGCCGCCGCATCCTCGTCGATATCCAACCCCAGTCCGGGACTGTCGTTGGTGTAGAGGTGGCCTTCCCTTAGCTCGCAAGCGCCGGGGAACGCCGCGTATTCCTCTTCGCTGAAGGTGTTTTCTTCCTGGATCCCGAAGCTCCAGCTCGACATGTCGAGGTGAACGGCCGCGGCCTGGTTGACCGGGTCGTTGTCGCCCCCCTCCTGCCAGGCGGTGTTGATGCCGAAGGATTCGCAGAGGCTTGCGATCTTGCGGCACGGCGTGATGCCGCCCGCCTTGGATACCCGCACGCGGACGTAGTCGATGAGGCGCTCGGTGATGAGGGGCGTCCACTCGTGGGGATTCACGAAGAGTTCGCCCATGGCCTGGGGCGTCGTGCACTGCTCCCGGATGAGGCGGTACCACTGCACCTGTTCGGGCGAAAGGACGTCCTCGAGGAAGAACAGCCGGTAGGGTTCCAGGCGCTTGGACAGGGCCACCGCGGATTGTGGGCGCAGATGTTCGTGTACGTCGTGGGTCAGCTTCGGACCGAAACCGAGTTTCGAGCGCAGGTACTCGAACATGTTCGGAATGGCTTCGATGTAGGCCTCGTCGTCGAAAACCTTGTCGGCGGGCCAGGCGTTGGCGGGCCGTGGCGCTTCTTCCGAGGGGATGAATCCGCCGCCGCCGTATCCGCCCAACTGGCACCGGACCACGGGAAACCCCTCCTCGAGGTAGCCATGAATCGCTTCCAGCAGGGCTTCGGGTGTGCCGCCCCCCGCGTGGGCATAGCAGGGCACGGCGCTCCGGCAGGCGCCGCCGAGGAGCTGGTAGACGGGCATGCCGGCTTCCTTGCCCTTGATGTCCCACAGGGCCATGTCGATCCCTGAAAGGGCCGTGTTGGTGATGGCGCCGTTGCGCCAGTAACCGCTCGTGTAGAAGGTTTGCCAGATGTCCTCGATGCGGCTGACGTCCCGCCCGATGAGCTTCGGGGCCAGCATGGACTCGACGGCCTCGACGACGGCGCGCTGGTGGTAGTGGTCGCTCGCCGACCCGATGCCGTAGAGTCCCGGCTGGTTCGTGGTGATCTTGACGATGCCCCAGGTGCCGTTCGAACGCGTCCGGATGCACTTCACACCGGTAATGGTGGTCAAGTTTGAGCTCCTTTATTCGGCCGTTACCCGCTTGCCGTCCACGAGAAAGGGTTCCGCGTTACTCCAGTTCCGCGTGCCGTCCTCCGTAAGGATCGGTTCGGCGGAATACTGGGTCAGGTACACGCGGCGCCAGCCGTCGGAGGTGTTTGGGCTGCTGCGGTGGAAGGACACGCTGGAGAATACGGCGATGCTCCCGGCCGGCGCGACCACGGGCACGCCCGGATCATCGCCGAAGTAGCCGATCTTGTCGTTGGTCTCGTCCACGATGCGGTGATCCTGGCGGCGCCTCGTGCCCGCGCGGGAAAAGGGCAGGATGTAGACCGTGCCGTTCTCGTCGGAGACGTCGTCGAGGGCGGCCCAGCAGCTCATGTAGGGCCGGTGGTCGAACCCCACGTAGCCCGAGTCCTGGTGCCAGCCAAACTTCATGCCGACTTCGGGCCCCTTGACCACGAACTGCTCGTGAAAGAGATAGGCGGTATCGCCCAGGGTGCTTATGCAGATCTCGGCCATGATCTCGCTGAAGATGTACGGCCGCAGGCTGGGATTGTCGCGGTGCCGGTTCGAGATGAAGTATCGGCTGCCCTTGTGAGTGATGCCCCGGGATTTCTCCGCGTCCCGGGCCATATCGGCCTCCATCTCGACCCGCAATCGGTCGCACTCGCCGCGTATGTATTCCAACTGTTCATCGTCCAGGGCGGACTCGAGAATGAAGTATCCTTCCTCCTGGTACTGCTGCTTCTGCGCATCGGTGATTTCGACGGGCTTTGCTCTGGTTACCGACATTTATCCCCGTCCTATGTAGGGCATGGTGGTGGCCATGACCGTGATGAATTGTACGTTGGCGTCGAGGGGCAGTCCGGCCATGAAAACCACGGCGTCGGCCACGTTCTTCACGTGCATCCTCGCCTCGGCCAGCAGGTCGCCGGTGGGTTGCAGGATGCCCTCCTGCATGCGCTGGGTCATCTCCGTGGCCGCGTTGCCGATATCGATCTGCCCGCAGGCGATGTTGTACTTCCGACCATCGAGGGAAGTCGAACGCGTCAAGCCGGTTACGGCGTGCTTGGTGGCCGTGTAGGGCGCCGAGTTCGGCCGGGGAACATGGGCGGAGACCGACCCGTTGTTGATGATCCGGCCGCCCTGCGGATCCTGGTCCTTCATGATCCTGAAAGCCTCCTTCGTGCAGAGGAAGGAACCCGTCAGGTTGACGTCCACCACGGTCTGCCACTGCTCGGCCGTCAGCTCTTCGAGGAGCACCGCGGGCGCCCCGGTTCCGGCGTTGTTGAACAGCAGGTCCAGGCGGCCGTGGGCCGCCTTCGTTTCCGCGAAGAGGTGCTCGACCTGCGATGCGATCCCCACGTCCGTCGGCACGACCAGCAACCGGTCCGCGGCATCGCCCGCATCGGCCACGGTCGACTCCAGGGCCTCTTTCCGCCGGCCCGCGAGGACCACGCTGTAGCCTGCGTCCAAAAGCGCCAGGGAACAGGCCTTGCCGATACCGGAACCCGCGCCGGTGACGACGGCGACTTTGGTGGATTCACTCATGCTGTGCTCCTATCTCGATTGTAGATACTTTGTATATACGTCATGTCTACTCATTATACACGCCTTCGCTACCTCATACACGCCCCGTCTGTTTCATTCAAAACTACTCTACTGCCTGGGATCACTACAACTAATACCACACCCTCTCCCCTGCCAACATATTTCACGAATAGGGATCCGCGGCGTCGCGCAACGCGTCTCCCAGGAAGTTGAAGGCGATGACGACGACCAGCACTGGCGCGGCGGGGAAGAGCAGCCAGGGATGGTTCAGCAGAACGGTCACGCGCTGCGCCTCTTCGAGGAGCACGCCCCAGCTGGTCATGGGAGGCCGGATGCCCAGGCCCAGGAAGCTCAGGGCCGTTTCGCCCAGGATCATCCCCGGGATGGCCAGCGTGGCCACCACGATGATGTGGCTGTAGCATCCGGGCAGCAGGTGGCGGGAGATGATGTACCAGTGCCCCGCGCCGGCCGACCGCGCCGCCGTGGTGTAGTCCTGTTCCCGGAACACGAGGACCTTGCCCCGGACTTCGCGGGCCAGGCCGCCCCAGCTGATGATGGACAGGATGATCGTGATGCCCAGGTAGGTCTCGATGCTCGTCCATCCGGCCGGCAGCGCCGCGCCCAGGGCCATCCAGAGGGGGATCGGCGGAAAGGAGGCCAGGATCTCGACGACGCGCTGCAGGGCGTGGTCGATCCAGCCGCCGAAGTAGCCGGACAGCGTTCCGAGGACGGACCCGAGGATCAGGCTGAGGAACACGCCGATGATCCCCACGGTAAGCGATACGCGTCCGCCGTGGATCATGCGGGAGAGCAGGTCGCGGCCCATGCGGTCCGTGCCGAGGAGGTACATGGGGCCCTCGGAATGGATCAGCCTGAAGTCTCCGCCGCCGTCCCGTGACAGGAACCGGACCGGGTACCGCCGGGACGGGTCCGTCGCGTACTCCAGTTCCAGCGTTACCGGGTTCTGCGTGGAAGTCAGGCCGTTCACGTAGAATCCGCCGGACCAGTCGAAATGCAGATCCTGGGGCGGCAGGTACCTGACCTGGATCCGGATTTCGTTGTGGTCGTACGGGGAAAAATGGCCGGCGAACAGGGCCGTGAAGTAGAACAGGCCCAGGATCGCCCCCGCCGCGATGCCCATCCGGTTCTTCCGGAACCTGCGCCAGATCAACGTCCGGTAGCTGAGATAGCCCGAATCCCGGTTAGTCATACCTTATCCTCGGATCCGCCCAGGCCAGCGCGATGTCGGCCAGGATGTTGCCGATGATCAGGAGCAGGCTGAACATCATCAGCAGGGTACCGGCCAGATAGATGTCTTCGGCGACCAGGGCCCGCAGCAACAGCGGTCCCACGGTCGGCAGGCCCAGGACGATCGCGACGATCGTGGCCCCTGAGAGGATGTTCGGCAGGCTCATGCCCAGGATCGTGATCAGCGGGTTGATGGCGATGCGCGCCGCGTGCTTGATGACGACGACAGATTCCTTGAGGCCCTTGGCCCGGGCCGTCTGGACGAAAGGCTGACCGAGGACGTCCAGGAGGTTGCCCCGCATGATGCGCATCAGGCCGGCCGTGCCGTTGATGCCCACCACGATGACCGGGATCCAGAGGTGCTTCAGGAAGTCGACGAGCTTGTCCCATGACCATGGCGCGCCTTCGTACTCGCTCGAGAAGAGTCCGAACAGGGGTATCCGGTAGATCTCGAACACGAAGACCAGGAGGGCGAGGGCCACCAGGAATCCCGGCATGGACATGCCGATGAAGCTGATGAAGGACAGCACGTTGTCGGACAGGCGGTACTGGTGGGTGGCCGAGTAGATGCCGATGGGGATCGCCACGGCGTAGGTGAACAGCAGGGCGCCCAGGGCGATGAGCACGGTGAAGGCGAGCCGGTCCCAGATCAGCTGGTTGACTTCCTGCTCGTATTCGAAGGACTCGCCGAAATCGCCCACGACGAACCCCGAGATCCAGCTCACGTACTGTCGCCACATGGGCCGGTCCAGGCCATATCGTTCCCGCAGTTCGTCGATGCGCGCGATGGAGCTGCTATCGCCGTACATCTCCTCCAGTTCCTGGATCTTGCGGTCCAGGAAGTCGCCCTCGGGCAGCTGGATGATGACAAAGCCGATCATCGAAATGGCCAGGAGGGTCGGGATGGCCAGGAGACAGCGCTTGATAACGTAGTTGATCATTCGATATAGAACTGCTCGGGAAAACTCGTCGCCGGACCGGCGATCGCCCAGGGGCCGAGAATGCCGCTGTCGGGTACGTTATGGAAGTTGATCTTCACGATGACGGGCTTGGGTGTGCGGGCCACGGTGCCCAGGTGAAAGGGCCCGTGCTCGATATGGATCCGCACGGCGTCCTGCACCAGGCGGTGCCGGGTTTCCTCGTCCTGCTCGTGCTTGATCCGGTCGTAGAGATCGAGCAGATCGACCATGACACCCGCCGGTGCTTCGCCCCTTTCCCCGCCTGATTCGTACCACTTGCCCACCTGGGGATGCCAGTACTTGCCGGTCGTGGGAAACACCCAGTCGGGGTAGGTGAAAAGGTCCATCTCCGCCTCGCCGTGGAGATGGACGGTGAACTCGCCGAGGTCGCGTCGCAGCTTGAGTTCGGCTCCGGGCGGCGTGTATACGATGACCTCCAGCCCCAGTTCCCGCCAGCCCTCGGCCACGATCAGGGCGACGTCGTTTTCGTGGGCGATGTGCGCCGCGGCGGGCGCATCCAGCACGAGGCTCAATCGCTGGCCGTCGGGACGGAGCCGGTATCCCTCGGCGTCGCGGAGGGTGAGCCCCATCTCGTCCAGCAGCCGGTTCGCCTTCGGAATGTCGTAGTCCGCGTCGGTGGCCTTCCACAGATCGAACAACCGCGCCCCTTCCGGATCCAGGAAATGCCAGCCCTCCTCGCTCACGGTGGCGGCCTGGGGTTTCGCGAGGCCCTTGAAGGCGACGGCGTTGCATTTCTCGCGGTCGATGGCCGCGGCGAGCGCCTTGCGGAACCGCTGGTCGCGAATCAGGCCGCGGAGGACCGGGTCGTTATCCGACCAGTTCAGGTTGATCGCCGGATCCGCTCCGGAAGCGCTCTCCCACAGCTTGACGCGGTATTCCCCTTTATCCCGTCCTTCCATGAAAAGGGAAAAGTCCCGGAGTTCCATATCGCGGAACTGGCAGTCCACCTCGCCGGCCAGCACCCGCAGGACGCGGATCTGGGCCTCGGGAACCAGGGTGGTGACCACCTGGTCGATATAGGGGAGCTGCCGGCCGTCGTCGTCCACGACATAGTAATACGGGTTCCGCTCCAGGATCACCCGGAAGCCGCCCTTTTCGATGCGGGAAATGGTCCACGGCCAGAGGGAAGGCTGGTCCGGGTTGCGCTGGGGCAGCCTGCGCTTCTCGTAGAGGACGAAATCGTCCACGCCGTCGTTGTGGTCCGGGTGGAACTGCTTCATGTAGTGTTCCGGCACGTTGTACTCTTCGCTCCACCAGAACCCGGTCGCCAGCCACAGGGGCACCAGCCAGTTGGGTCCGGCAAACTTCATGGCGATGGTGTAGTCGTCGGGCGTTTCGACCACCATGGGCTTGCCGTCCACGAGGCACCACACGGGCGGCGGGTACCGGTGGCGGTCATCCAGGCACAGGTCGTACCACGCGCGGAAGGACGCCGAGGTGTAGGGATGGCCGTCGGACCAGCGGACGCCCTCGCGCAGCTTGAGGGTCAGTTCCGTGCCGTCCTCGTTGAACGCCCACGATTCCGCCAGGCCCGGCTCGAGGCCCGTGGTCAGCCGGTTCCACCGGATCAGCGGGGCGTATCCGGCGATCATCTTCCAGGAGCCGAGATCGGTGTTGTTGTGGAACTTGCGCCAGGTCCCGCCGTAGACCCCCGGGCCGTCGTACCCCTCATAATCGTGTCTGGCCACGAGCGGGTTGGCCGGGATCCGCTCGTGGAGGGGAGGCAGGGTGCCCGCCTCCACCCGGGCGGCCAGTTCGGGCGCTTCCAGCGACGTCCGGGCCTCAGAGGCGGCAACCGGCATGTCCGATGCGGGTCCACCGTCGCCGCCGGCACCGCCACCGGTGCAGGCCAGCAGCACGGGCAAGACCGCCAGAGGCAGGTATTTCAGCATGTCCTTCTTTCCTCGTCTCATCGGTGACTCCATCGAAGCCGCGTGAGTTCTACGTACCCTTCCTGATCGGTCAAATGCCCTGGAGGGACAGCGTGTCGCTGTAATGGCACGCTGCCCTGACGCCTCCAGGATAGGTCTTGAGTTCCGGTTCGGATTCCCGGCACAGATCAGTCGCATACCGGCACCTCGGGTGAAAATGACATCCCTTCGGCGGAGAAGCAGGGTCGGGTACGTCACCTGGCAAGGCGATGCGCGTCCGTTTTTTCTGGACCGCGGGATCGGCCACGGGAACTGCGGATATCAGAGCCTCCGTGTAGGGATGGAGCGGGTTGTGATAGACCTGCACGGAGGGTCCCGTTTCCACGATTCTGCCCAGGTACATGATCGCCACCCGGTCGCTGATGTGCTGCAGCACGCTCAAATCGTGGGTGATGAAGATGTAGGACAGCCCCAGCCGGTCCTTGAGAGACGCCAGCAGATTCAGGATCTGGGACTGCACCGAGACATCCAGGGCGGAAACGGGCTCGTCCGCGATGATCAGTTCGGGCCGAAGGGACAGGGCCCGGGCAATGCCGATTCGCTGGCGTTGGCCTCCGCTGAAGGCATGGGGGTAACGGCGCATGTCACCGGCGTTCAGACCCACGTCGACCAGCAGTGCCGCCACTCTATCCTGCAGTTCGGACCCACGGGCTATCCCGTTCACCCGGAGGGGTTCGCCCACGATATCGCTTACCGTCATGCGGGGATTGAGCGACGAATTCGGATCCTGGAACACCATCTGCATGCGTTGCCGGTAGGGAAGCATTTCACGGCGGCCCAGGGGGCTGAGGTTGACTTTCTCCGGGCCGAAGAATACGTCCCCCGCCGTGGGCGGCACCGTCTTCAGCACACACCGTCCCAGGGTGGTCTTTCCACACCCGCTCTCGCCCGCCAGCCCCAGCGTTTCCCCGATTCCGCACTGGAAATCGACGCTGTCCACCGCCCGGACGTCGCCCATTTTGCGGCGCCAGAGTCCCTTGCGCACCGGGAAGTACTTCTTCAGGTTTTTCACATCGAGTATGGTTGACATGGAAGAAGCCGTTGAGATCCGGTATGGAAGAAGCCGTTGAGATCCGGCATAGCCGATTACCTTACCGAAGGCGGCTCTCAGCGCCAGGAATACCAACTCGTCTGCTGCCGATCAGCCTGGCCGTCAATGGTTCGCCGTTACCTGATCCGCGGCAACCCGGTCTGTGTGCCAGCATCGTACGTGGTGTCCGGGTTCGGTCTCGTCCACCGGGGGTATCTGCGAACACTGATCCGTGGCGTAACGGCAACGAGGTGCGAATGCGCAGCCTCCCGGCAGGTCGAGTGGAGATGGGACCGTCCCGGGAATCGTGGACAACTGCGACGCCTTCTCGCGATTGATCCGGGGCGCCGAATCGAGCAGCCCCCGGGTATAGGGATGGGCGGCCTGGTAGAAAATCCGTTCCGGAGACCCGGATTCAACCACCTGCCCCGCGTACATGATCAGGATTTCGTCGGCCATATCGGCGATGACGCCGAGGTCGTGGGTGATCATCACGATGGCCATGTTCAGGTTGCTTTTGAGTTCCTTGAGCAGATCCAGAATCTGCGCCTGGATGGTCACGTCCAGTGCGGTGGTGGGCTCGTCGGCGATCAGCAACTCGGGGCCGCACGACAGGGCCATTGCGATCATGGCGCGCTGCCGCATGCCGCCGGAGAGCTCATGGGGATACTCGTCCACCCGCTGTGAAGGTCCGGGAATGCCTACCTCCCCCAAGGCGTGTACCGCCCTGGAGCGCGCAGCCTGCCGGTCCAGGGCGTGATGGAGACGCAGGGCTTCGCCGATCTGGTTCCCCACGGTATACACCGGGTTGAGGGCGGTCATGGGTTCCTGGAAGATCATGGAGATCTTGCGGCCCCGGATCCGCCTCATCGCGTCGCCGGAGGAATCGAGCGCATGTATGTCCACCGTCGTTCCGTCTTCGCCGTCGTGGTACACGATTTCGCCCTCGATGTATCCCGGCTTCGGCACAAGCCGCATGAGGGAGAGCCCCATCATGCTCTTTCCACAGCCGCTTTCTCCGACCACGCCGAGCGTTTTGCCCCGCCGGATCCTGAACGAGACGTCGCGCACGGCCCTGACGGGACCGTCGTCGGTGGGGATTATGGCGGACAGGTGTGATATATTGAGGAGAAGGTCGTGCATACAGGGTCATTGTAACGCCCGGATCGAAGGTCTGTCAAGGTGTTACCCGTACCGCGGCGTCCAGTAATATTGAAGGGATCGTGTTGCTCGTTTGTAGGACATACGATTGCATGACAAGTCATCATCCGGTTTTCAGCCGATCAAGCGGTTGCGCTGGATAGATCCAAGGAGTCAAACATGCATGAGTCAGTAAGCTCTCCCGCGGCATGGTCGCGCCGGGGCTTCATGAAAGGCGCGCTCGTGGCCGGAACGGCCGGCGTCGCCCTTTCCATGTCCGACAGAATAGCCATGGCCACGCAACTCATCTCGGGCGGCAGGCCCACCATCGAAGCCATAAGAGGCGTCGGGGTGCAGCCCGGCCTGGTACGCATGAGCCTGAATGAAAACCCGCTGGGACCGTCGCCGCGGGCCATCGAAGCCATGGCCAACCGGATGTTCGGCGTAAACCGCTACGGTACCGACCTGAGCGATCTGATGCAGGCCCTGTCGACCTTCGACGGGGTGGAACTGCCCGAACCGGACAATTCCAGGCGGCGCTCGTTTTTCCGGCCGCCCCCCGGCCCCTTCATGTTGACGCCGGGTTCCAGTCTCATCCTCGACCTGCTTTGCCTGGCCTATCTCAGCCGCGATGGTGGAGAAGTCATCGAAGCGGAGTACGGATACGGCTCTATTTCCCGCTCTGCCGGCGATTACACCGACATGTTCGGCGTCGACGTCAATATCATAAGGGCGCCGATGACGTCCGACTACCGCCACGATCTCGACGGCATGGCCTCCCTGGCGTCCGAAAAGACGTCGCTGGTGGTCAT from Gemmatimonadota bacterium encodes:
- a CDS encoding phytanoyl-CoA dioxygenase family protein, whose protein sequence is MSLTDEERFRFDLAGFLVRPAILTADEVKDIREQIYLIKHDPESLPPEHRDVPGGPSSVLIDHPAVVDVIEEIISKDFRLENCSCVWRNKGEAHGDLHGGGPKQIDPIFGYRVQREQIYAGMVRVIFEFTDIRMEDQSTHFVVGSHKANFPMHPDHMSLEEGKRSEFLMTYACPAGSAVFFTENTCHAGPVWNRDEPRVTVLNAYSHLATHWHRLKTPPEVIAGLPREKQVYFREPWIADFRTNPATRNTAERFIDNDEPPVNADTKP
- a CDS encoding mandelate racemase produces the protein MTTITGVKCIRTRSNGTWGIVKITTNQPGLYGIGSASDHYHQRAVVEAVESMLAPKLIGRDVSRIEDIWQTFYTSGYWRNGAITNTALSGIDMALWDIKGKEAGMPVYQLLGGACRSAVPCYAHAGGGTPEALLEAIHGYLEEGFPVVRCQLGGYGGGGFIPSEEAPRPANAWPADKVFDDEAYIEAIPNMFEYLRSKLGFGPKLTHDVHEHLRPQSAVALSKRLEPYRLFFLEDVLSPEQVQWYRLIREQCTTPQAMGELFVNPHEWTPLITERLIDYVRVRVSKAGGITPCRKIASLCESFGINTAWQEGGDNDPVNQAAAVHLDMSSWSFGIQEENTFSEEEYAAFPGACELREGHLYTNDSPGLGLDIDEDAAARLLNAEDAATPRYAAEDRRADGSIVRP
- a CDS encoding phytanoyl-CoA dioxygenase family protein — encoded protein: MSVTRAKPVEITDAQKQQYQEEGYFILESALDDEQLEYIRGECDRLRVEMEADMARDAEKSRGITHKGSRYFISNRHRDNPSLRPYIFSEIMAEICISTLGDTAYLFHEQFVVKGPEVGMKFGWHQDSGYVGFDHRPYMSCWAALDDVSDENGTVYILPFSRAGTRRRQDHRIVDETNDKIGYFGDDPGVPVVAPAGSIAVFSSVSFHRSSPNTSDGWRRVYLTQYSAEPILTEDGTRNWSNAEPFLVDGKRVTAE
- a CDS encoding SDR family NAD(P)-dependent oxidoreductase, which codes for MSESTKVAVVTGAGSGIGKACSLALLDAGYSVVLAGRRKEALESTVADAGDAADRLLVVPTDVGIASQVEHLFAETKAAHGRLDLLFNNAGTGAPAVLLEELTAEQWQTVVDVNLTGSFLCTKEAFRIMKDQDPQGGRIINNGSVSAHVPRPNSAPYTATKHAVTGLTRSTSLDGRKYNIACGQIDIGNAATEMTQRMQEGILQPTGDLLAEARMHVKNVADAVVFMAGLPLDANVQFITVMATTMPYIGRG
- a CDS encoding ABC transporter permease; protein product: MTNRDSGYLSYRTLIWRRFRKNRMGIAAGAILGLFYFTALFAGHFSPYDHNEIRIQVRYLPPQDLHFDWSGGFYVNGLTSTQNPVTLELEYATDPSRRYPVRFLSRDGGGDFRLIHSEGPMYLLGTDRMGRDLLSRMIHGGRVSLTVGIIGVFLSLILGSVLGTLSGYFGGWIDHALQRVVEILASFPPIPLWMALGAALPAGWTSIETYLGITIILSIISWGGLAREVRGKVLVFREQDYTTAARSAGAGHWYIISRHLLPGCYSHIIVVATLAIPGMILGETALSFLGLGIRPPMTSWGVLLEEAQRVTVLLNHPWLLFPAAPVLVVVIAFNFLGDALRDAADPYS
- a CDS encoding ABC transporter permease, giving the protein MINYVIKRCLLAIPTLLAISMIGFVIIQLPEGDFLDRKIQELEEMYGDSSSIARIDELRERYGLDRPMWRQYVSWISGFVVGDFGESFEYEQEVNQLIWDRLAFTVLIALGALLFTYAVAIPIGIYSATHQYRLSDNVLSFISFIGMSMPGFLVALALLVFVFEIYRIPLFGLFSSEYEGAPWSWDKLVDFLKHLWIPVIVVGINGTAGLMRIMRGNLLDVLGQPFVQTARAKGLKESVVVIKHAARIAINPLITILGMSLPNILSGATIVAIVLGLPTVGPLLLRALVAEDIYLAGTLLMMFSLLLIIGNILADIALAWADPRIRYD
- a CDS encoding ABC transporter substrate-binding protein, with product MRRGKKDMLKYLPLAVLPVLLACTGGGAGGDGGPASDMPVAASEARTSLEAPELAARVEAGTLPPLHERIPANPLVARHDYEGYDGPGVYGGTWRKFHNNTDLGSWKMIAGYAPLIRWNRLTTGLEPGLAESWAFNEDGTELTLKLREGVRWSDGHPYTSASFRAWYDLCLDDRHRYPPPVWCLVDGKPMVVETPDDYTIAMKFAGPNWLVPLWLATGFWWSEEYNVPEHYMKQFHPDHNDGVDDFVLYEKRRLPQRNPDQPSLWPWTISRIEKGGFRVILERNPYYYVVDDDGRQLPYIDQVVTTLVPEAQIRVLRVLAGEVDCQFRDMELRDFSLFMEGRDKGEYRVKLWESASGADPAINLNWSDNDPVLRGLIRDQRFRKALAAAIDREKCNAVAFKGLAKPQAATVSEEGWHFLDPEGARLFDLWKATDADYDIPKANRLLDEMGLTLRDAEGYRLRPDGQRLSLVLDAPAAAHIAHENDVALIVAEGWRELGLEVIVYTPPGAELKLRRDLGEFTVHLHGEAEMDLFTYPDWVFPTTGKYWHPQVGKWYESGGERGEAPAGVMVDLLDLYDRIKHEQDEETRHRLVQDAVRIHIEHGPFHLGTVARTPKPVIVKINFHNVPDSGILGPWAIAGPATSFPEQFYIE